A portion of the Bacteroides faecium genome contains these proteins:
- a CDS encoding helix-turn-helix domain-containing protein: MENNPELQLAWQFIENTGTHLFLTGKAGTGKTTFLRRLREHTPKRMVVLAPTGIAAINAGGVTIHSFFQLSFAPFVPDTTLNSAQIHYRFNKEKRNIIRSMDLLVIDEISMVRADLLDAVDATLRRYRDREKPFGGVQLLMIGDLQQLAPVVKDSEWEMLRHYYETPYFFASRALRETTYMTIELEKVYRQSDTFFLSLLNKIRENKADDEVLNELNKRYQQGFQPLKEEGYIRLTTHNYQAQQVNDRELASLPGKAYSFRAEVKDEFPEYSYPADEILTVKEGAQIMFLKNDVSSEKRYYNGMIGEVVTVNETGMFVRGKDSEHEFQLLQEEWGNYKYVLNEETKEITEQIAGVFRQYPIRLAWAITIHKSQGLTFERAIIDARSSFAHGQTYVALSRCKTLEGMVLESPLRREAIISDSVVDNFTKAVEQNKPGSKQLNDMQKAYFFDLLSDLFNFYSIDQAYKRLLRMMDEDLYRLFPKQLADYKALESHIKEKIVEVAHRFRNQYTRLMNESEDYAGNQELQERIRSGAGYFRKELEPVRALFDKTNMPLDNRELRKQLNERLQTLDDALWIKESLLDIICTSSFTVSDYLKQKAKVMLSLEGDSSTSASSSKAPRERKERKERAASSRSGKVKVDVPTDIMHPELYRALAEWRTEKTREANLPAYVIMQQKALMGIVNLLPDTPQALEAVPYFGVKGVEKYGLEILGIVRKYMKENQLERPKIKEIFISEKEHKKDKKKEEKKEPKKETKLVSYEMFCQGMGIEEIAKARDLVTGTIATHLEHYVREGKIKLEQVVSAEKIEKIEKIRRQQQKSGHSGVVDVKVALGDEVSYADIKFVFAANDVQR; the protein is encoded by the coding sequence ATGGAAAATAATCCTGAACTGCAACTTGCTTGGCAGTTCATTGAAAATACAGGCACACACCTGTTTCTTACCGGAAAAGCCGGAACCGGAAAAACTACATTTTTAAGACGATTGAGAGAGCATACCCCCAAACGCATGGTCGTATTGGCTCCTACGGGTATTGCGGCTATTAACGCTGGGGGAGTGACAATTCATTCTTTTTTCCAGTTATCTTTTGCACCGTTCGTGCCGGATACAACTCTTAACTCGGCACAGATACACTACCGTTTTAATAAAGAGAAACGTAACATCATTCGGAGCATGGATTTGCTTGTCATTGATGAAATCAGTATGGTACGTGCGGATTTGCTGGATGCGGTGGATGCTACTTTGCGGCGTTATCGTGACCGTGAGAAACCATTCGGCGGGGTACAGTTGTTGATGATTGGAGATTTGCAGCAGTTGGCGCCCGTTGTGAAAGACAGCGAGTGGGAGATGCTGCGGCATTATTACGAAACGCCCTATTTCTTTGCCAGCCGTGCGCTGAGGGAAACCACCTATATGACGATTGAACTGGAAAAGGTATATCGTCAAAGTGATACTTTTTTTCTTTCCCTGTTGAATAAGATACGGGAGAATAAGGCGGATGATGAAGTCTTGAATGAGTTGAATAAACGCTATCAACAGGGTTTTCAGCCTCTCAAAGAAGAAGGATATATTCGTTTGACGACACATAATTATCAGGCACAGCAGGTCAATGACCGTGAACTGGCATCTTTGCCCGGAAAGGCTTACAGTTTTCGTGCTGAGGTGAAAGACGAATTCCCCGAATATTCTTATCCTGCGGATGAAATTCTCACTGTCAAGGAGGGAGCGCAAATCATGTTCCTCAAGAATGATGTTTCTTCAGAAAAACGGTATTATAACGGTATGATTGGAGAGGTGGTGACTGTTAACGAAACGGGCATGTTTGTACGTGGAAAGGATAGCGAACATGAGTTTCAACTGTTGCAGGAAGAATGGGGGAATTATAAATACGTATTGAACGAAGAGACGAAAGAAATAACAGAGCAGATAGCGGGAGTATTTCGTCAGTATCCCATTCGACTGGCTTGGGCTATTACAATTCATAAGAGCCAGGGACTGACATTTGAACGCGCTATTATTGATGCACGTAGTTCTTTTGCACATGGGCAGACGTACGTAGCTTTAAGCCGATGCAAGACTTTGGAAGGAATGGTATTGGAATCTCCTTTGCGCCGGGAAGCTATCATTAGCGACAGTGTTGTCGATAACTTCACAAAGGCAGTGGAGCAGAATAAACCGGGAAGCAAGCAGTTGAATGATATGCAGAAGGCTTATTTCTTTGATTTGTTGAGCGATTTGTTTAACTTCTATTCTATCGACCAGGCTTATAAGCGGCTGCTCCGCATGATGGATGAAGACCTTTACAGACTCTTTCCAAAGCAACTTGCCGATTACAAGGCATTGGAATCCCATATCAAGGAAAAGATAGTGGAAGTTGCCCATCGTTTCCGCAACCAATATACCCGGTTGATGAATGAAAGTGAAGATTATGCCGGAAATCAGGAGTTGCAGGAACGTATCCGTTCCGGTGCCGGATATTTTCGTAAAGAGTTGGAACCGGTTCGTGCCTTGTTTGATAAGACAAATATGCCTCTTGACAATAGGGAACTGAGGAAACAATTGAATGAACGTCTGCAAACACTGGATGATGCGTTGTGGATTAAAGAATCTTTATTGGACATCATATGTACGTCAAGTTTCACCGTTTCTGACTATCTGAAGCAGAAAGCGAAAGTAATGTTAAGCCTCGAAGGAGATTCTTCAACTTCTGCTTCGTCTTCCAAAGCTCCGAGAGAGAGAAAAGAACGGAAAGAACGTGCGGCAAGCAGTCGTTCCGGGAAGGTGAAAGTGGATGTTCCTACGGATATTATGCATCCCGAGCTTTATCGTGCTTTGGCGGAATGGAGAACAGAAAAGACGCGTGAAGCCAATCTGCCTGCTTATGTCATTATGCAGCAGAAAGCATTGATGGGAATTGTGAACCTATTGCCAGATACTCCGCAAGCTTTGGAAGCTGTGCCTTATTTCGGAGTGAAAGGCGTGGAGAAATACGGACTTGAAATTTTGGGGATTGTTCGTAAGTATATGAAAGAAAACCAACTGGAACGACCGAAAATCAAGGAGATATTTATTTCGGAGAAGGAACATAAGAAAGATAAGAAAAAGGAAGAGAAAAAAGAACCCAAGAAAGAAACGAAACTGGTGAGCTATGAAATGTTCTGTCAGGGGATGGGCATAGAGGAGATTGCCAAAGCGCGTGATTTGGTGACGGGGACGATTGCTACGCATTTGGAGCATTATGTTCGTGAGGGAAAGATAAAGCTGGAGCAAGTGGTGTCGGCAGAAAAGATAGAAAAAATAGAGAAGATTCGCCGGCAGCAGCAAAAGTCCGGACATTCCGGAGTGGTGGATGTGAAAGTGGCATTAGGAGACGAGGTCTCCTATGCCGATATAAAGTTTGTATTCGCAGCCAACGACGTCCAACGTTGA
- a CDS encoding LruC domain-containing protein, with protein sequence MKIKYLFNFIVVAIFIGMATGCGEKDLYDPNYGKEPVKGPEEYFGFETRGDVSLNVNYALPGFAALIEVYDIDPMEIVGNTPVKKQGVEALFKIYTDESGKFNGKMNIPTSVKSVYLYTESWGLPRCMSLEVKDGMVNFNMADLGASTVKTKNNTRYYDFQGTVPYVLNRNANLYSLCKWGEGGSLNSEYMSLETQVGDETVGSLTQRLKNFFNPDGIPNVDNMHLVTQSEVTNITVAQDGTALDVVFLNRDAEYNNSFGYYYYKTSEGANMSNMKKYIVFPNVSFSVYGGQLPILKCGSKVRLLYFDEQGNAKKEFPAGYTVGWFIYADGYNQNKNEIDTNKQVVSGFANLLASNQVSGQQRPNNFVSVKDEKSGKIIIGVEDGANNSYCDLLFYVNASKDIENPVDRPVITPDDGNEPEKPDVIETKTGTLAFEDIWPDGGDYDMNDVIVEYNCAVSFDKKNQVTKIVDTFTPVHDGAVFANAFAYQIDKGQFGKITSSATTEGIRTETETSSIIVCSNVKQAARKAYTVTREFASGSFNKKDFKSYNPYIIVKYAEGQRSRTEVHLPKHEATSFADLSLIGSGKDAYYVDKAGAYPFAIDIPIVNFIPVTEKSSIDTEYPYFKAWADSKGKEYTDWYKSYKK encoded by the coding sequence ATGAAAATCAAGTATTTATTTAATTTTATCGTTGTTGCAATATTCATAGGTATGGCAACGGGATGTGGAGAGAAGGATTTATATGATCCTAATTATGGTAAAGAACCTGTAAAAGGTCCTGAAGAATATTTCGGATTCGAAACACGTGGAGATGTGTCGCTTAATGTGAATTATGCATTACCCGGATTTGCGGCTCTTATTGAAGTCTATGATATTGATCCGATGGAAATTGTGGGTAATACACCTGTAAAAAAACAAGGAGTGGAAGCTTTATTCAAGATTTACACGGATGAAAGCGGAAAGTTTAATGGAAAGATGAATATTCCTACCTCTGTAAAATCAGTATATCTGTATACTGAAAGCTGGGGGCTGCCGAGATGTATGTCGTTGGAAGTTAAGGATGGTATGGTTAATTTTAATATGGCAGATTTAGGGGCTTCTACTGTGAAAACAAAAAATAATACGCGGTATTATGATTTTCAGGGAACGGTTCCCTATGTTCTGAACAGAAATGCGAATCTGTATTCCTTATGTAAATGGGGAGAAGGAGGAAGCCTTAACAGTGAATATATGTCGCTTGAAACGCAAGTTGGCGATGAAACGGTTGGAAGTTTGACACAACGTTTAAAGAATTTCTTTAATCCTGATGGAATTCCTAATGTTGATAATATGCATTTAGTCACACAATCTGAGGTTACGAATATTACTGTGGCGCAAGATGGTACTGCATTGGACGTTGTCTTCCTTAATCGGGATGCAGAGTATAATAATTCGTTTGGATATTATTATTATAAAACATCCGAGGGAGCTAATATGTCAAATATGAAGAAATATATTGTATTCCCGAATGTTTCTTTCTCTGTATATGGAGGTCAATTGCCAATTTTGAAATGTGGTAGTAAAGTCCGTTTGCTTTATTTTGATGAGCAGGGTAATGCAAAAAAGGAATTTCCGGCAGGATATACGGTAGGATGGTTCATCTATGCTGATGGATATAATCAGAATAAGAACGAAATTGATACAAATAAACAAGTTGTATCAGGCTTCGCCAATCTTTTGGCTTCTAATCAGGTATCTGGGCAGCAGCGACCGAATAATTTTGTATCTGTAAAGGACGAGAAGAGCGGCAAGATTATCATTGGAGTAGAGGATGGGGCAAATAATAGCTATTGTGACCTCTTATTCTATGTAAATGCATCAAAAGATATTGAGAATCCCGTTGACAGGCCTGTTATAACTCCGGATGATGGGAATGAACCGGAAAAACCGGATGTAATTGAAACGAAGACCGGTACGCTGGCTTTTGAAGATATATGGCCTGACGGTGGAGATTATGATATGAATGACGTAATCGTAGAATATAATTGTGCCGTGTCTTTTGATAAAAAGAATCAGGTAACTAAAATTGTAGATACATTTACTCCTGTACATGATGGTGCGGTGTTTGCGAATGCTTTTGCTTATCAGATAGATAAGGGACAATTCGGCAAAATAACTTCTTCTGCTACTACGGAAGGAATACGTACAGAAACGGAAACGTCTTCTATTATTGTCTGTTCGAATGTGAAACAAGCTGCCAGGAAGGCATACACTGTAACCCGTGAATTTGCAAGTGGTTCTTTCAATAAGAAAGATTTTAAGTCATATAATCCTTATATTATCGTGAAGTATGCCGAAGGACAGAGAAGTCGTACGGAAGTTCATCTTCCCAAGCATGAGGCGACATCTTTTGCGGATTTGTCCTTGATAGGTTCCGGCAAAGATGCTTATTATGTTGATAAGGCAGGAGCCTATCCGTTTGCTATTGATATTCCAATAGTGAATTTTATTCCAGTTACAGAAAAATCCAGTATTGATACCGAGTATCCTTATTTTAAGGCTTGGGCAGATTCAAAAGGAAAGGAATATACGGATTGGTACAAGAGTTATAAGAAGTAA
- a CDS encoding F0F1 ATP synthase subunit gamma, translating into MASLKEVKTRINSVKSTRKITSAMKMVASAKLHKAQGAIENMLPYQRKLNKILTNFLSADLPVESPYVKEREVKRVAIVAFSSNTSLCGAFNANVIKMLLQTIGEYRTLGQDNILIFPVGKKVDEAVKRMGFQPQETAPTLSDKPTYQEASDLAHRLMEMYVSGEVDRVEIIYHHFKSMGLQILLRETYLPIDLTHVIDEEELKDKEEVEEHEIANDYIIEPNAEELIASLIPTVLSQKLFTAAVDSNTSEHAARTLAMQVATDNANELIQDLTKQYNKSRQQAITNELLDIVGGSMK; encoded by the coding sequence ATGGCTTCACTGAAAGAAGTAAAAACCAGAATAAATTCGGTAAAAAGTACCCGAAAAATCACTTCAGCAATGAAGATGGTGGCTTCTGCCAAATTACACAAGGCACAAGGAGCCATTGAGAATATGCTTCCTTATCAGAGGAAGTTGAACAAGATTCTAACCAACTTCCTAAGCGCGGACCTTCCTGTTGAGTCTCCTTACGTGAAGGAACGCGAAGTGAAGCGTGTAGCAATTGTCGCCTTCTCTTCGAACACTTCTCTTTGTGGTGCTTTCAACGCCAATGTCATCAAAATGCTACTACAAACGATTGGCGAATACCGCACTTTGGGACAGGATAATATCTTGATTTTCCCGGTAGGTAAGAAAGTGGATGAAGCCGTAAAGCGTATGGGATTCCAACCGCAAGAAACTGCTCCCACGCTTTCTGACAAACCGACTTATCAGGAAGCTTCTGACTTAGCGCATCGCCTGATGGAAATGTATGTGTCCGGTGAAGTGGATCGCGTAGAAATCATCTATCACCACTTCAAATCAATGGGCTTACAGATTCTTCTTCGTGAAACGTACCTTCCCATCGACCTGACGCATGTCATAGATGAAGAGGAACTAAAGGATAAAGAGGAGGTGGAAGAACATGAAATAGCCAATGACTATATCATCGAACCGAATGCCGAAGAGCTGATTGCCAGCCTGATTCCAACGGTATTGAGCCAGAAATTGTTTACCGCAGCCGTTGATTCGAATACTTCTGAACATGCTGCGCGTACATTGGCGATGCAGGTAGCTACGGATAATGCAAATGAGCTGATTCAGGATTTGACAAAGCAATATAACAAGAGCCGTCAGCAGGCGATTACGAATGAGTTACTGGATATTGTGGGTGGTTCCATGAAGTAG